From the Streptomyces sp. SN-593 genome, the window CAAGACCGACCGCCGCGAGCCCGAGCAGGTCGCGGCCGCCCACCCCGGCGTCACCTACGTGCCGTTCGAGACCGGCGAGGCGGGCCCCGACCGGATCGGCGACATCCTCGGCGAGGTGGGTGCCCTGCTGGCGGAGGGTGCCATGAGCCCTGCTCCGGTGCGGTGTTGGGATGTGCGGCGGGCGGTGGACGCGTTGCGGTTCATGAGCCAGGCGCGGCATGTCGGGAAGATCGTGTTGACGGTTCCGGTGGCTCCCCGGGCGTCGGGGACGGTGCTGGTGACCGGTGGGACGGGGATGATCGGTGGCCGGGTGGCGCGTCATCTGGTCGAGTCGGGGCGTGCCGGTCGGGCGGTGTTGGTGAGTCGTTCGGGTCCGTCGGCTTCCGGGGTGGCGGAGTTGGTGGCGGGGTTGGCGTCGGCGGGTGCGGACAGTCGGGTCGTCGCCTGTGACGCGGCGGACCGCAACGCGTTGGCGGGTCTGCTCGAAGCGACGCGGGTGACGTCGGTGTTCCACTCGGTCGGTGTGTTGGACGACGGGGTGATCACGTCGTTGGACGCGGGTCGGGTGGACGCGGTGATGCGTCCGAAGGCGGACGCGGCGTGGAACCTGCACGAGCTCACGGCTGAACTCGACCTGGACCTGGACGCGTTCGTGCTGTTCTCGTCGGCCGCCGCCACCTTCGGCGGTCCCGGTCAGGGCAACTACGCCGCCGCCAACGCCTACCTGGACGGCCTCGCCGCCCGGCGCCGCGCGGACGGCCTGCCCGGGGCGTCCCTGGCCTGGGGCTTCTGGGCCGAGGCGAGCGGCATGACCGGGCACCTGGACGCCGGTGACAAGGGCCGGATCGGCCGCGACGGCATCAAGGCGATGAGCACCGACGACGGCCTCGCGCTCCTGGACGCCGCCCTCGGCCGCGACGAACCCCTGCTCGTCCCGGCCGTGTTGGATGTCGCGGGTGTGCGTGCCGCGGCGGCGCGCGGCGAGCAGGTCCCGGCGGTCTGGCGCGGCCTCGCGGGCGGCGCGGTGCGGCCCTCCGCCGGCGGCGCGCACCGGGCGGGCGCCGCGGCCGGCACCGGAGGCGGCCCCGGAGGCGAGGACGGCGCGGCCCTGACGCTGGCGCAGCGGATCGCGCCGCTGTCCCCGGCCGAACAGGACAAGCTCCTGCTCGACCTGGTCCTGGCACACGCGGCGCCCGTGCTCGGCCACGGTTCACCGGACGCCGTACGGCCGGACCTGACGTTCCGCGAGGCCGGCTTCGACTCGCTGGCCGCCGTCGAGCTGCGGAACCGGCTCAACGCCGCCGCGGGTCTGCGGCTGCCCTCCACGCTGGTCTTCGACTTCCCCACCCCGGTCGCGCTGGCCGCACACCTGCGGGGCAAGCTGGTACGGCAGGAGACCGCCGCGGGCTACACCTCCGCGCTCCGGGAACTCGACCGGTTGGAGGCGGTGCTCGCGGCGACCGGCGGGGCCGACGGGCTCGGCGGGCTCGACGCGGACGGAGACGACGGGGAGGGCAGGTCCGCACTGGTGACACGTCTGGAGGCGATCGTCCAGAGCCTGCGGGGCGGGAGCGCCGAGGCGGGAGGCGGGCCGGCGAACGGGTCCGCGGCCGCCGACGCCGCTCGGGCGAGGAAGCTCGCCGAGGCCACCGACGAGGAGATATTCGACCTCATCGACAACGAGTTGGAGTTCTAGGACGCCATGGACGACATCGCGCGGCCGCCGGCCGCCCCTCCCGGACCGCAGCCCGCCCCCGCACCGGCGCCCGCCAGTGCCCCCGCACCGGCGCCCGCCGGGCTGATACGGGACCTGCTGCCGTCCTGCGCGGTGTCGGTGGACCTGTTCGGCGACGTCCTGGACGGTGAGCGGCACCCCGAGGCGCGGCTGTTCCCCGAGGAGGAGGCGGCGATCGCGAAGGCGGTCGACAAGCGGCGCCGCGAGTTCACCACCGTACGGTTCTGCGCCCGGCGCGCGCTGGCCGGGCTCGGGTACGGCCCGGTGCCGTTCGTCCCCGGCGAGCGCGGCGCGCCGAGCTGGCCGTCCGGTGTGGTCGGGAGCATGACCCACTGCGACGGGTACCGGGCCGCGACCGTCGCGCCCGGCACGGAGGTCGCGTCGCTCGGCATCGACGCCGAGCCGGCCCTCCCGCTGCCGCAGGGCGTGTTCGACGTGGTGACCATCGAGGCGGAGCACGGGCGGCTCGACGCGCTCGCGCGCACCCGCCCCGACGTTCCCTGGGACCGGCTGCTGTTCTGCGCCAAGGAGGCCGTCTACAAGGCGTGGTTCCCGCTCACCCGGCGCTGGCTCGGCTTCGAGGAAGCCCATGTGACACTCCGTGAGGACGGCGGGTTCACGGCGCGGCTGCTCGTTCCCGGACCGACGGTCGGCGGCCGGCAACTGGACGGGTTCACCGGCCGGTGGCTGGTGCGCGACGGCATCGCGGCCACCGCCGTGGTCGTGGCGCACCCGTAGGCCGCCCGGGCCCGAGCGGCAGGGACAGCAGGAAGGGCCGCGGCCCGCGACCTCCCGAAGGAGGCACGCGGGCCGCGGCCCGTGCCCGGACATCCCGGGCGCCGTCGCGTGCCGCGACTACTGCACCGGGGCGGAGCGCCCGCTCAGGTGCCCGCGCAGCAGCGCGATGATCGGTGCGATGTGCTGGCTGAGGAAGAAGTGCCCGCCCGGGTACACCTCGAACTCGAAGCCGCCGGTGGTGTGCGCCTCCCACGTCCTGGCCTCGTCCAGCGTGGTCTTGGGATCGTTGTCGCCGGTCAGCACGGTGATGGGGCTGCTCACGGTCACCGACGGGTCGCAGCCGTAGAGCTCGGCGACCTGGTAGTCGGCGCGCAGCGCCGGCAGCGCGGCCCGCATCAGCTCCTCGTCTTCAAGCAGGACGGACACGGTGCCCTCGCCCGCCCGCAGTTCGGCGATCAGACCGGCGTCGTCGAGCCGGTGCAGCGCCTCGTCCCGGTGGGTGGACGGCCCGCGGCGCCCGGACGCGACGATCCGGGCCGGCGGCCGCCCGCCCGCCTCCAGCCGGCGGGCCACCTCGAACGCGAGGATGGCGCCGAGGCTGTGGCCGAACAGCGTCAACGGAAGATCGTCCTCCGCCGCCAGGATCTCCGCCACCCGGTCGGCGAGCACGGACATCTCGGTGATCGGCGGCTCGCTGCGGCGGTCCTGGCGGCCCGGGTACTGCACGGCGACGACGTCGAACTCCTTGCCGAGCGCCAGCGACACCGGGCGGAAGTAGGGCGCCGACCCACCCGCGTGCGGGAGGCAGACGAGGCGCGCGGTGGGGGCCTGTGCGGGCACGTAGCGGCGGCACCATTGATTTTCCACGGATGACATGCTGCTCCATCGTCGGGTTCGGCTGTCCGCCGCAAGATAACAAGGCGGTGGACGGCGGCACACCCGGCAGTTGGCCGGAGATCATCGCCCCCGCGTGCGGATCGGAGCGGACCGCGCAGCTCACGGCCGTGCCACCGGGCCGCCGTGGCGCCGCAGTTGAACTTCGAATGTCCGGGACCGTGCCGCACCCCGCGACGGCGCGGCCCCCGGACCCGCGCGGCAGCGGCACCCGTCCGACCGCCGACGCGGCAGCGGTTGAACACGGGGCCAGATCAGGGCAGGTCATCGTACGATCAGTGCGCCCGGTCGGGCAGGGGCGCGGCGCGGGATCGATCGCCGGGTAACGGCACTCCTACGGCTGTTCGCCCCCTCTCGCATGTGGATCGCGACGTGGACGAGCGCTGCCCTGCGGCGTTCGCGGACTGCGGAAGGAGACGTCTGCCATGGCCGTGGTCCGGCTGCTGCGCGGGTTCCTCCGGCCGCACGCGCGCGGCCTCGCGCTGATCGTCGCGCTGGTCGCGGTCCAGGTCGCCGGCAACCTCTACCTTCCCGGCCTCAACGCCGACATCATCGACGACGGCGTGCTGGTGGGGGACGGCGGCCACATCTGGCGCGCGGGCGCGGTGATGCTCGCCGTCGCGCTCGCGGTCAGCCTCGCCGCGTCCCTCGCCGTCCACGTCGCGTCGCGGGTGTCCATGGCGGTCGGCGCGTCGGTGCGCGAGACCGTCTACCGGCGGGTGCTGGCGCTGTCCGAGCAGGAACTGGGCCGTTTCGGCATCCCCACACTGGTCACCCGCAACGTCAACGACGTGCAGCAGGTGCAGCTCTTCCTGCAGATGGCGCTCAACCTCCTGCTCCTGTCGGTGGCCACCGGTGCCGGCGCCCTGGTGATGGCCGTCTGGTACGGCCCCCGGCTGTCGCTGCTGGTGGTGGCGACGCTGCTGGTCATGGCGGTGATCGTCGGGATCATGCTGCTGCTGGTGGTGCCGCTCTTCCGGTCGGTGCAGGACAAGATCGACCGGCTGAACCGGCTGGTGCGCGAGCAGATCACCGGCGCCCGCGTCGTCCGCGCCTTCCTGCGCACCGGCGACGAGGCCGCGCGCCACCGCGAGGTCAACGACGACATGACCCGCACCGCGCTGCGCGCCAACCGGGTCTTCGCCGTGGTGCTCCCCGCGGTGCTCGGCCTGGTCAACCTGACCAGCGTCGCCCTGACCTGGTTCGGCGGCCGGCTGGTCGGCTCGGGCACGATGTCCGTCGGCGATCTGACGGCCTTTCAGGTCTACATCCTCCAGGTGCTGCTCTACATGGGGATCGGGGTCAGCGTCGTCATCCTGCTGCCCCGGGCGGTGGCCGGCGCCGAGCGGATCACCGAGGTGATCGAGGCGCGCCCAGGCACCGCCGACCCGGCCCGGCCGGTCACGCCCGCGACGGCCACCGGCACCGTGGAGTTCCGCGACGTGTCCTTCGGCTACCCCGGCGCCCGGCGTCCCGCGCTCACCGGTCTGACCCTCACGATCCGCCCCGGGCGCACCACCGCCGTCGTCGGCCGTACCGGCA encodes:
- a CDS encoding 4'-phosphopantetheinyl transferase family protein, yielding MDDIARPPAAPPGPQPAPAPAPASAPAPAPAGLIRDLLPSCAVSVDLFGDVLDGERHPEARLFPEEEAAIAKAVDKRRREFTTVRFCARRALAGLGYGPVPFVPGERGAPSWPSGVVGSMTHCDGYRAATVAPGTEVASLGIDAEPALPLPQGVFDVVTIEAEHGRLDALARTRPDVPWDRLLFCAKEAVYKAWFPLTRRWLGFEEAHVTLREDGGFTARLLVPGPTVGGRQLDGFTGRWLVRDGIAATAVVVAHP
- a CDS encoding thioesterase II family protein, with the protein product MSSVENQWCRRYVPAQAPTARLVCLPHAGGSAPYFRPVSLALGKEFDVVAVQYPGRQDRRSEPPITEMSVLADRVAEILAAEDDLPLTLFGHSLGAILAFEVARRLEAGGRPPARIVASGRRGPSTHRDEALHRLDDAGLIAELRAGEGTVSVLLEDEELMRAALPALRADYQVAELYGCDPSVTVSSPITVLTGDNDPKTTLDEARTWEAHTTGGFEFEVYPGGHFFLSQHIAPIIALLRGHLSGRSAPVQ
- a CDS encoding ABC transporter ATP-binding protein, translating into MAVVRLLRGFLRPHARGLALIVALVAVQVAGNLYLPGLNADIIDDGVLVGDGGHIWRAGAVMLAVALAVSLAASLAVHVASRVSMAVGASVRETVYRRVLALSEQELGRFGIPTLVTRNVNDVQQVQLFLQMALNLLLLSVATGAGALVMAVWYGPRLSLLVVATLLVMAVIVGIMLLLVVPLFRSVQDKIDRLNRLVREQITGARVVRAFLRTGDEAARHREVNDDMTRTALRANRVFAVVLPAVLGLVNLTSVALTWFGGRLVGSGTMSVGDLTAFQVYILQVLLYMGIGVSVVILLPRAVAGAERITEVIEARPGTADPARPVTPATATGTVEFRDVSFGYPGARRPALTGLTLTIRPGRTTAVVGRTGSGKTTLLHLVLRFCEATGGTVAVNGTDVRQQAAEELWAGIGLVPQTAFLFAGSVAENLRMARPDATDEQLWHALEVAQALEFVAAMPGGLDAPIEQGGRNVSGGQRQRLAIARALLRRPRLYVFDDCFSALDPATEARLRAALRAETGDAAVLVTTQRAATITAADDIVVLDNGTVAGHGSHARLIESCAPYREIVMAQPDAGAAA